The region GTTCGTGCCGCGTCTGATGATGCCAATCTCTCTGTCCTTCGACCACCGCGTGATCGACGGTGCTGATGGTGCGCGCTTCATCACCATCATCAACAACATGCTGAGCGACATTCGCCGCCTGGTGATGTAATCGAAAAGCCGGCCAGTCGGCCGGCTTTTTTCTGATAATCTCATGGTGTTTGTGAGGTTATTGGCGAAAGCGACAATTCGTGAGCCGTTTGTTGTTTCAAAATTGTTAACAATTTTGTAAACTGCGGGCGGATAGAACGACCCGGTGGACGACGGGTATAAATTAAGAGGTCATGATGAGCACAGAAATCAAAACTCAGGTCGTAGTACTTGGGGCAGGCCCGGCAGGTTACTCCGCAGCATTTCGCGCAGCGGATTTAGGTCTGGAAACCGTCATCGTAGAACGTTACAGCACCCTCGGCGGTGTTTGTCTGAACGTCGGCTGTATCCCTTCTAAAGCGCTGCTGCACGTAGCGAAAGTTATCGAAGAAGCCAAAGCGCTGGCTGAACACGGCATCGTCTTCGGCGAGCCGAAAACCGATATCGACAAAATTCGTACCTGGAAAGAGAAAGTTATCACTCAGCTGACCGGCGGTCTGGCGGGTATGGCCAAAGGCCGTAAAGTGAAAGTGGTAAACGGTCTGGGTAAATTCACCGGTGCGAACACCCTGGAAGTGGAAGGCGAAAACGGCAAAACCGTGATCAACTTCGACAACGCGATCATCGCGGCAGGCTCTCGCCCAATCGAACTGCCATTCATTCCGCATGAAGATCCACGCGTGTGGGATTCCACCGATGCGCTGGAGCTGAAAACCGTTCCTAAGCGTCTGCTGGTCATGGGCGGCGGTATCATCGGTCTGGAAATGGGTACCGTGTACCATGCGCTGGGTTCAGAGATCGACGTGGTTGAAATGTTCGACCAGGTTATCCCGGCTGCCGACAAAGACATCGTTAAAGTCTTCACCAAACGCATCAGCAAGAAATTCAACCTGATGCTGGAAACCAAAGTGACTGCCGTTGAAGCGAAAGAAGACGGTATTTACGTTTCCATGGAAGGCAAAAAAGCTCCATCCGAACCGCAGCGTTACGACGCCGTGCTGGTGGCTATCGGCCGTGTGCCGAACGGTAAAAACCTCGACGCGGGCAAAGCTGGCGTGGAAGTGGACGACCGTGGCTTTATCCGCGTTGACAAGCAGCTGCGCACTAACGTGCCGCACATCTTTGCTATCGGCGATATCGTCGGTCAGCCAATGCTGGCACACAAAGGTGTTCACGAAGGTCACGTTGCCGCTGAAGTTATCGCCGGCATGAAGCACTACTTCGATCCGAAAGTCATTCCATCTATCGCGTACACCGAGCCAGAAGTTGCATGGGTCGGTCTGACTGAGAAAGAAGCGAAAGAGAAAGGCATCAGCTACGAAACCGCCACCTTCCCGTGGGCTGCTTCTGGCCGTGCTATCGCTTCCGACTGCGCTGACGGTATGACCAAACTGATCTTCGACAAAGAAACTCACCGCGTCATCGGTGGTGCGATTGTCGGTACCAACGGCGGCGAGCTGCTGGGTGAAATCGGTCTGGCTATCGAAATGGGCTGTGACGCTGAAGACATCGCGCTGACCATCCACGCTCACCCGACTCTGCACGAGTCCGTGGGCCTGGCGGCAGAAGTGTTTGAAGGCAGCATCACCGACCTGCCAAACGCGAAAGCGAAGAAGAAATAAGTTTCTTCAGATGAAAAAAAGCGGCCAATGGCCGCTTTTTTTATGCGCTGCGTTCAGGGGGCCACAGGCTGCCAGGTTTTATCCGGGCTATAGGCGGCTAGCGCCCGGGCTTTCTGCTCTGAATCGCTGCCGAGATCGGACTGATACACCTTGTCGTCCTGGTTTATCACAAAGCTCATTACGCCCGTCTGACCGTAGCTGACCGGCCAGGCCACCATCGCGAAACCGTGATTGTCCGGCAGGATGCGGAAGCGATAGCCGTGATAGCCGGTACCCGGCTCTTTCGGGCTAAATGCCGGGCCGAGCGGGCTGGGCGCTTCGCCGGGCGAGGCTGGCCAGTACAAACCGTCTTTTTTGCCTTTCGAGCTGACAATCTTCTGCGCGTATTTCTGGTTCATCGCAAAATAGCTTTGCTGCGCATCAACATAGGCATGCAAGGCTTCAATGGCGGCGAGCTCGTTACGCCCGATTTCGCGGGTCAGGATCTCTTCAGCCCCTTCTTTGATATCGAACTGCCAGCCTGCAGAGGTTTTGATCACCGGGATGGGAAGCTGCCAGCCGCTGTCTCCGACAACCAGGTGCGCCGTATCTCCCTCGACAACCGTGGTATGACGGACGTTCCAGTCGCGCAGGAAGCGATCGACAGCATCCGGATCAACGCCTTCGGGGGGAAGAAAATCGCGCCAGTTCTCTCCGAGCAGGTCGGTCATCGCGCTCTCGTTTTGCTCACTGATGGCTTTGGTCAGCGCATCGGTTGCCTGAGCGGGGGTGCTAAAGGACTGCTGCGCCATCACCGGGGCCGAAAGCATAAATAACACCATTCCGCTGAGTAGTTTACGTTTCATGTCGGTTCCCTTAGCGATGTCGAATTTCACGGCGTTCAGCACGTCCACCGGACGCCTGACGTGGCTGCTGCTGGCGCGCAGCGAGCTGTCTGCTTTGCGCACCGCGCTGCTGCTGCGCCTGCCAGTTCGCGGAGCGGCTGTCGTTACCGCTCAGCGCATTGGCCCGGGGCTGACTGTTTCGCTGCTGGAGAGAGCGTTGCTGCACGGGCTGCGAAACCCGCTTCTCATGTCTCTGGGCGGTGGTCTGGCGGTTTTCTCGCTGCTGCGCGGTACTCCGCTTCGCCGTCTGCGGTTTGGTGTCGTAGCCGCGGTAGTTGTTGCGCTGCGAAATCTGCTTCAGCTGTTCACCTGAGGCCTGACGCTGCACGTCTTTCGTTCCGGTGCGCGCCGTTTGCGGGAAGGTTTTGCCCGTGGATTTCTCCATCTGGCTCAGCGCGGCCTGACGCTGGCTGTCGCGATTTACCGGTTTTTGCTGCGTTGAACTGAGCCCTGTGGCTGTGTTGGTGGTGTGGAAGCGAGTGTTGAGCTGGTTAGTCGGATAGGGCACGCCTTCCCGATAGGCCGGGTTGTGCTGCCAGGTGCGGTTGGCGTCCGTCAGGCGCTGTCCGCTGATTTTATTGAAGTTCTCAACGTTGATATTGATATTGTTATCACCGTTGCGGTTATAGCCGCCGTGATTATCCCAGTCGTCATGGTGATGATCCCAGTCATCGTCATCATCCCAGTCGATGCTGCTGAAGATGGCATAGGTTGTGGCGACGCCCAGGCTGAAGCCTAAACCGTTTACGAAGCTGTTGCCAAACTGCTCCCCGGGCGTGGGCGGGAGATAGGTGGGCGGATAGGCGGCGTTTGGCCAGGTCCCGTAAACCGTATTGGGGTTATAGGTCGGGACGTAAACAACCTGCGGGTCGGCAGATTCAATTTTGATTACCGTAGGCGCGGACGTCG is a window of Enterobacter cloacae complex sp. ECNIH7 DNA encoding:
- the lpdA gene encoding dihydrolipoyl dehydrogenase; amino-acid sequence: MSTEIKTQVVVLGAGPAGYSAAFRAADLGLETVIVERYSTLGGVCLNVGCIPSKALLHVAKVIEEAKALAEHGIVFGEPKTDIDKIRTWKEKVITQLTGGLAGMAKGRKVKVVNGLGKFTGANTLEVEGENGKTVINFDNAIIAAGSRPIELPFIPHEDPRVWDSTDALELKTVPKRLLVMGGGIIGLEMGTVYHALGSEIDVVEMFDQVIPAADKDIVKVFTKRISKKFNLMLETKVTAVEAKEDGIYVSMEGKKAPSEPQRYDAVLVAIGRVPNGKNLDAGKAGVEVDDRGFIRVDKQLRTNVPHIFAIGDIVGQPMLAHKGVHEGHVAAEVIAGMKHYFDPKVIPSIAYTEPEVAWVGLTEKEAKEKGISYETATFPWAASGRAIASDCADGMTKLIFDKETHRVIGGAIVGTNGGELLGEIGLAIEMGCDAEDIALTIHAHPTLHESVGLAAEVFEGSITDLPNAKAKKK
- a CDS encoding DUF2950 family protein, with the translated sequence MKRKLLSGMVLFMLSAPVMAQQSFSTPAQATDALTKAISEQNESAMTDLLGENWRDFLPPEGVDPDAVDRFLRDWNVRHTTVVEGDTAHLVVGDSGWQLPIPVIKTSAGWQFDIKEGAEEILTREIGRNELAAIEALHAYVDAQQSYFAMNQKYAQKIVSSKGKKDGLYWPASPGEAPSPLGPAFSPKEPGTGYHGYRFRILPDNHGFAMVAWPVSYGQTGVMSFVINQDDKVYQSDLGSDSEQKARALAAYSPDKTWQPVAP
- a CDS encoding DUF3300 domain-containing protein, with the protein product MKLPFKPHLLVLVCSAGLFAASGVMFVKGRATEPAAPAAVTQQPAPPAAPAAAQSAPAVAPAYTAAQIDQWVAPVALYPDALLSQILMASTYPANVIQAAQWSKDNPKMEGDAAIQAVASQPWDPSVKSLVAFPQLMSLMGENPPWVQNLGDAFLAQPKDVMDSVQRLRALAQKTGALQSTPQQTVTTVTKPAPAKTSTAETTTTTTSAPTVIKIESADPQVVYVPTYNPNTVYGTWPNAAYPPTYLPPTPGEQFGNSFVNGLGFSLGVATTYAIFSSIDWDDDDDWDHHHDDWDNHGGYNRNGDNNININVENFNKISGQRLTDANRTWQHNPAYREGVPYPTNQLNTRFHTTNTATGLSSTQQKPVNRDSQRQAALSQMEKSTGKTFPQTARTGTKDVQRQASGEQLKQISQRNNYRGYDTKPQTAKRSTAQQRENRQTTAQRHEKRVSQPVQQRSLQQRNSQPRANALSGNDSRSANWQAQQQRGAQSRQLAARQQQPRQASGGRAERREIRHR